One Vibrio campbellii CAIM 519 = NBRC 15631 = ATCC 25920 genomic window carries:
- the tusA gene encoding sulfurtransferase TusA, with the protein MSFNPELATKTLEAEGLRCPEPVMMVRKTIRNMQDGEVLLVKADDPSTTRDIPSFCRFMDHQLIAAQTDQLPYQYLIKKGLE; encoded by the coding sequence ATGAGTTTTAATCCTGAACTGGCGACCAAAACATTAGAGGCGGAAGGATTACGCTGCCCAGAGCCAGTGATGATGGTCAGGAAGACAATTCGAAACATGCAAGATGGTGAAGTATTGCTAGTGAAAGCGGACGACCCATCTACGACTCGAGATATCCCGAGTTTCTGCCGATTTATGGATCACCAGTTGATTGCGGCACAAACGGATCAACTTCCATACCAGTACCTGATCAAGAAAGGTTTGGAATAA
- the glyQ gene encoding glycine--tRNA ligase subunit alpha, with translation MQKYDIKTFQGMILALQDYWAQNGCTIVQPLDMEVGAGTSHPMTCLRALGPEPMSTAYVQPSRRPTDGRYGENPNRLQHYYQFQVALKPSPDNIQELYLGSLEVLGVDPLVHDIRFVEDNWENPTLGAWGLGWEVWLNGMEVTQFTYFQQVGGLECKPVTGEITYGIERLAMYIQEVDSVYDLVWNIAPDGSKVTYGDIFHQNEVEQSTYNFEHADVEFLFGFFEQCEKECKELLELEKPLPLPAYERILKAGHAFNLLDARKAISVTERQRYILRIRNLTKAVAEAYYASREALGFPMCKKEQA, from the coding sequence ATGCAAAAATACGATATCAAAACCTTCCAGGGAATGATCCTCGCGCTGCAGGATTATTGGGCTCAAAATGGTTGTACCATTGTTCAACCACTAGATATGGAAGTTGGTGCGGGTACCTCTCACCCAATGACCTGTCTACGAGCACTTGGCCCAGAGCCAATGTCTACAGCTTACGTACAACCTTCACGTCGTCCTACTGATGGCCGTTACGGTGAAAACCCTAACCGTCTTCAGCACTACTACCAATTCCAAGTAGCGCTAAAACCATCGCCAGACAATATCCAAGAGTTGTACCTAGGTTCTCTAGAGGTTCTTGGTGTCGACCCACTTGTTCACGACATCCGTTTCGTAGAAGACAACTGGGAAAACCCAACACTAGGCGCATGGGGTTTAGGCTGGGAAGTTTGGCTAAACGGCATGGAAGTGACTCAGTTTACTTACTTCCAACAAGTTGGCGGTCTTGAGTGTAAGCCAGTAACTGGTGAGATCACTTACGGTATCGAGCGTCTAGCAATGTACATCCAAGAAGTAGACTCTGTTTACGACCTAGTTTGGAACATCGCACCAGACGGCAGCAAAGTGACTTACGGTGACATCTTCCACCAAAACGAAGTAGAGCAATCGACTTACAACTTCGAGCACGCAGACGTTGAATTCCTATTTGGTTTCTTCGAACAGTGTGAGAAAGAGTGTAAAGAGCTGCTTGAGCTTGAAAAGCCACTGCCACTGCCTGCTTACGAGCGCATTCTAAAAGCTGGTCACGCATTCAACCTACTAGACGCGCGTAAAGCGATCTCAGTAACTGAACGCCAACGTTACATCCTACGCATCCGCAACCTGACGAAAGCAGTTGCAGAAGCATACTACGCATCGCGTGAAGCTCTTGGCTTCCCAATGTGTAAGAAAGAACAAGCGTAA
- a CDS encoding TMEM165/GDT1 family protein — translation MSVLAISITTVALAEIGDKTQLLSLLLTSRYRKPIPIIAAIFLATIANHALAAWLGVVVADYFSPEVLKWVLVVSFVAMAAWVLIPDKLDDNEQISNRGPFIASFIVFFVAEIGDKTQIATSILGAQYADALSWVILGTTIGMLLANVPVVLIGKLSADKMPLGLIRKVTAFLFVALAIGAALF, via the coding sequence GTGAGCGTTTTAGCTATTTCAATTACTACTGTAGCGTTAGCAGAAATTGGCGATAAGACCCAATTGCTATCTCTATTACTTACCAGTCGTTACCGCAAGCCAATCCCTATTATTGCAGCAATCTTTTTGGCAACTATTGCCAACCACGCTTTGGCTGCATGGTTAGGTGTGGTGGTAGCCGATTATTTTTCGCCTGAAGTTCTCAAATGGGTGCTGGTGGTCAGTTTTGTCGCCATGGCGGCTTGGGTGTTGATCCCAGATAAACTGGATGACAACGAGCAGATCTCCAACCGTGGTCCATTCATTGCCAGCTTTATTGTTTTCTTTGTTGCGGAGATTGGCGACAAGACTCAGATTGCGACTTCTATCTTGGGTGCGCAATACGCAGATGCGTTGAGTTGGGTAATTCTTGGTACTACGATCGGTATGCTTCTGGCTAATGTGCCTGTAGTTTTAATCGGTAAGCTATCGGCGGATAAGATGCCTTTAGGGTTGATTCGTAAGGTAACCGCTTTCCTATTTGTTGCTCTTGCTATCGGTGCAGCACTATTCTGA